The Methylocella tundrae genome contains the following window.
GACTGGATGCTGCCAGGCGTCTCCGGCCTCGAGATCTGCCGCCGGCTTCGCGCGCGCGAGGTCACCCGCACGCTTCCGGTCATCATGCTGACGGCGCGCGGCGAGGAAAGCGAGCGCGTGCGCGGCCTTTCGATCGGCGCCGACGACTATGTGGTCAAGCCGTTTTCAGTGCCCGAACTCATGGCGCGCGTTCGCGCTCTGCTGCGGCGGGCGCGGCCGGACCGCGTCGCCGGCGTCCTTTCGGCGGGGGATCTTGAACTCGATCGGCAGAACTGGCGCGTTCATCGCGGCTCGCGCGACGTCCACCTCGGACCGACGGAGTTTCGCCTGCTTGAACATTTGATGGAAAAGCCCGGCCGGGTTTTTTCGCGCGCGCAATTGCTGGATAGCGTCTGGGGCCTTTCGGCGGAAATCGACGAGCGCACGGTCGACGTGCATGTCGGGCGTTTGCGTAAAGCTCTGTCGAACACGGGTGAAAGGGATCCGATCCGCACCGTGCGGGGAGCCGGCTATTCCTTCGATGAGACGTTCAGCAAGGCATAGCCACGATCTGGAACGCGCGCCGGTTTTTCGGTTTTCAGACAAGATCATGCGGCGGTTGCAGCGCGCATGATCGCCAAAAAGAAGCGCCGGGAGCTGGCCAAAAGGCAAGCTGGCGGAACGGGCTCTTTTTCACATTGGACTGCGATCGGCGGAGGATGGGCCTCGCCGCTCCTGCGGGCAAAGCCAGATTATCGGCGTGCAAAAGACCGGCTGCGCCGCGACGGGGCGCGCGGAGCCGCAGGTGGCCTTGCGCTTAAAACCAGCGGAGCGCTGCGCCTTCAGCTTGACTTCTGCGGGCGCTGGCGGCGTCGATCCTGCTGCGGCTGATAGGCGATAGCGGCGTGGCATCCGCAATAGGGGCCTTCGCCCGGCGTCTTGCGCGCGCCGCAAAAGCGAAAGTCCGCCTGTGTCGGATCGCCGATCGGCCACCTGCACATGGACTCGCGCAATTCCAGCATCGTTACCGGCTCAGCGATCGGAACGACGACGTCGCGGTTTGGCGCGGGCGCCGGCGTTGCAAAAGCCACGGGCTGAACGGCCAAGGCCGTATTGCCGCGAATGAAGCTTGTGTTCGGCGAGATCTGGGCCTGCGCGAGATGGCCTGAAACGCCGTGTCCGTGGCCGCCCTGCGTTGGCCCGCCCCGGCTTTGCGCCGGATGCGGCGCCGGCCGGCCGGCGTGCGGGCGCACGGGCGGTTTCGACGCCTGTTGCGTGGCGGGCGGGGCGTCAGCCTTGGTCCGGCCCGAAAGCCCGAGCCGGTACACCTTGCCGATGACGGCGTTGCGGGTCAGTCCATTTGCGAGTTCGCTCGCGATCTTGCTGGCGCTCATGCCTTGGAGCCAGAGCTTTTGCAGCAACTCGATGCGTTCATCGGTCCAGGACATCACGGTCTCCTAGATTTGAGGCGATCTGAAATTCGAAGGTCTGACAATGCATTTGAAGCGAGCGCTCATCGAAAGAATCCGTAACAACAAGTTCGATCTTGGGAGCATTTCCCAATGGCGTCGTCATCGCTGCGACCTGAGACCGGCGCCAGTCGGCCTTACACTGCTCGAACGAAGTTCGAGGCCGCTTGCCCGCCGCACGACATGTCGTAGCTCCTATGCCGAACGCTACACTAGGTGTTGAATCTCACGCAAGCTTCGCGACAGTCCTCAAAACGTTTTCAACAGATGTTCCGCTGGACGCGTAGAAGAACCCGGGATTGGGCGCTGATCCATCGGCGCCGGAGATCGGCGGCGCGTCAGGTTTATTCCTCATCCGAGGCGCGTCGAACTCTGCGTCCCGCCGCGCCGCCAAAAGTGGTGGAGGCGGCTTGCGCCGGGCTGGCCCGGCGGATGCGCGAAGGCTTGCGCCGTGAGCGCCCATTCGATTTGACAGACCGGAGGGAATGCCTAGATTAAAAGGAGCAGTTTTGCCGCCCGCTGGGCGGCA
Protein-coding sequences here:
- a CDS encoding GcrA family cell cycle regulator, whose product is MSWTDERIELLQKLWLQGMSASKIASELANGLTRNAVIGKVYRLGLSGRTKADAPPATQQASKPPVRPHAGRPAPHPAQSRGGPTQGGHGHGVSGHLAQAQISPNTSFIRGNTALAVQPVAFATPAPAPNRDVVVPIAEPVTMLELRESMCRWPIGDPTQADFRFCGARKTPGEGPYCGCHAAIAYQPQQDRRRQRPQKSS
- the phoB gene encoding phosphate regulon transcriptional regulator PhoB; amino-acid sequence: MSEIQTSVETRTGAGRGLSATPAPRILVVEDEAALSLLLAYNLEAEGFVVDRVERGDEAEIRLSEVIPDLIILDWMLPGVSGLEICRRLRAREVTRTLPVIMLTARGEESERVRGLSIGADDYVVKPFSVPELMARVRALLRRARPDRVAGVLSAGDLELDRQNWRVHRGSRDVHLGPTEFRLLEHLMEKPGRVFSRAQLLDSVWGLSAEIDERTVDVHVGRLRKALSNTGERDPIRTVRGAGYSFDETFSKA